One Rosa chinensis cultivar Old Blush chromosome 5, RchiOBHm-V2, whole genome shotgun sequence genomic region harbors:
- the LOC112165690 gene encoding allantoate deiminase 2 encodes MAVATRVSQRTHSAISPTSFLALACHFLLLVSSAITPCFGFSGVGGEDEGNREGDLYPEILRDEAVSRLHQLGKVSDGDGYLERIFMSPAAVRAGNLIREWMEDAGLRTWVDCLGNVHGRVEGRNATAQALILGSHLDTVVDAGIFDGSLGIISVVSALKVLSINGKLGELKRHVEVIAFSDEEGVRFQSTFIGSAAIAGILPVSALQITDKSGVTIQDALKRNSIEVTEEHLQQLRYDPKSVWGYVEIHIEQGPVLEWVGFPLGVVKGIAGQTRLKVTMRGSQGHAGTVPMSMRHDPMAAAAEAIVLLESLCKHPQDFLSFDGQCKSYSLESLSTSLVCTVGEISTWPSASNVIPGQVTFTVDLRAIDDMGREAVVYELSSRLYQICDRRSVSCTIDRKHDANAVICDSELTSKLKSAAYLGLKRMTGSVQDEVSVLMSGAGHDAMALSHLTKVAMLFVRCRGGISHSPEEHVLDDDVWASGLAILAFIETQL; translated from the exons ATGGCAGTTGCTACACGTGTCTCCCAGAGAACCCATTCCGCCATTAGTCCCACCTCCTTTTTGGCTCTGGCTTGCCATTTCTTGCTTCTGGTCTCTTCAGCCATCACTCCCTGTTTTGGGTTTTCTG GTGTTGGTGGAGAAGATGAGGGAAACAGAGAAGGGGATTTGTATCCTGAAATTTTGAGGGATGAAGCTGTGTCAAGACTTCATCAGCTTGGAAAG GTCAGTGATGGTGATGGTTATCTTGAGAGGATATTCATGAGCCCAGCAGCTGTGAGGGCTGGAAATCTTATCCGCGAATGGATGGAGGATGCTGGTTTGCGAAC GTGGGTTGATTGCTTGGGAAATGTACATGGTCGAGTTGAGGGTAGGAATGCTACTGCTCAGGCTCTAATACTTGGTTCTCATTTG GATACTGTTGTTGACGCCGGGATATTTGATGGGTCTTTAGGCATCATTTCTGTGGTATCTGCATTGAAGGTTTTGAGTATCAATGGAAAATTGGGAGAACTAAAGCGGCATGTTGAG GTAATAGCATTTAGTGATGAAGAAGGAGTAAGGTTTCAGTCTACATTCATAGGAAGTGCTGCTATAGCTGGAATTTTACCAGTTTCAGCACTGCAAATAACTGATAAAAG TGGTGTGACAATTCAAGATGCTCTTAAGAGAAACTCCATAGAAGTTACAGAGGAGCACTTGCAGCAGCTCAGATATGACCCAAAGTCAGTTTGGGGTTATGTTGAG ATTCACATTGAACAAGGGCCTGTACTGGAATGGGTTGGTTTTCCTCTAGGAGTTGTTAAAGGCATAGCTGGACAGACAAGACTAAAG GTTACAATGAGAGGTTCCCAGGGGCATGCTGGAACAGTTCCAATGTCCATGCGTCATGACCCTATGGCTGCTGCTGCGGAAGCCATTGTATTATTAGAAAGCCTATGTAAGCATCCTCAAGATTTTCTGTCTTTTGATGGTCAATGCAAAAGTTACTCATTAGAATCACTTTCAACTTCACTCGTTTGTACTGTTGGTGAGATATCGACTTGGCCAAGTGCAAGTAATGTTATTCCAGGACAG GTAACATTCACGGTAGATTTACGCGCAATTGATGACATGGGACGTGAAGCTGTTGTATATGAATTATCTAGCCGATTGTATCAAATATGTGATAGGCGTTCAGTTTCATGCACAATTGATCGTAAG CATGATGCAAATGCAGTCATTTGTGATTCTGAGCTGACCTCGAAGCTGAAGTCTGCAGCTTATCTTGGGCTCAAGAGAATGACAGGTTCTGTTCAGGATGAAGTATCTGTATTAATGAGTGGAGCAGGACATGATGCAATGGCTCTGTCTCATTTAACCAAG GTGGCCATGCTTTTTGTCCGCTGTCGAGGAGGCATAAGTCACTCCCCTGAAGAACATGTATTGGATGATGATGTTTGGGCATCTGGTTTGGCAATCCTAGCATTCATAGAGACTCAGCTCTAG
- the LOC112203232 gene encoding receptor-like protein EIX2, with product MDIYVYFNPISRLILHLLLLLFLASSCLNTSSIVKSCMKEERQALLSFKQDLTDPSGRLSSWVGHQCCRWRGISCNNRTGHVAIIDLRNPYPCIEYIDLWTSAWYWNSTKFEESCCLGGKLNHSLLDLKHLSYLDLSNNYFKGIHIPNFIGQLTSLRYLNLSHNSFWGEVPPSLGNLSNLNYLDLSSIYPSSKNSNWLSHLSSLKYLNLRGVDLSSTGVSWLHDVNMIPSLLELHLSSCQISGNQLPLSLPTINFTSLLVLDMSFNDINSSFPKWMFNLTSLTKLDLGDNPFIRPSSKNLNWLSHLSSLNYLNLRGVDLSSIGVSWLHDVNMLPSLLELHLSSCQISGNQLPLSLPTINFTSLLVLDMSFNDINSSFPKWMFNLTSLTKLDLGGNPFIRPSLDEFVRLKSLEHLDLSSIGLKGQLFPKFFGNLCKLKSLDLPANDFDGGIEQFLSGFSNCSFNRMESLDLSSCGLVGKFPSSLRMLKSLQYLSLSDNSLNGSIPESLGKLTQLVSLNLFDNLWEGSLTEAHLINLTRLKSFSVSTDRLVPIIFNLTDYEWVPPFKLRDIYMDNCRVGAGFPLWLQSQTELVHVLLTNAGISGPIPEEWLFKISSQIKFLDLSYNQISGKLPFRFNSFPILHTIDLSHNQFDDTIPSSICSIQSLYYLALNNNQLSGEFPKEWSLWSGIYTLDVSNNNMSGNIPSLMGIPSSLSILKIDNNHFSGEIPSALQNCSGLERLYLGGNKFTGSIPSWIGSNSNVSGFIVLQLQSNSLSGHIPHHLCSLPFLQILDLSHNRFSGTIPKCLNKLTSLVYRNYSGWSGGSESEVTTVTIKGRASEYFLSNAELLTIIDFSSNDLEGEIPEEISSLVGLGTLNLSINRLSGNIPSKIGNLKLLETLDLSQNQLSGQIPNSLASLTFLSHLNLSRNNLTGRIPSGNQLQTLDDSSIYEGNPSLCGFPLSKCPEDRDKMHEPHAEDNNDHEADDEKLGLYTSVVLGFIIGFWGVCGTLILKKSWRYAYFQFFDHIREKVELLH from the coding sequence ATGGATATCTATGTTTACTTCAACCCTATTTCTCGCCTCATTCTCCACTTGCTGCTCCTGTTGTTTTTGGCATCGTCATGCCTGAACACGAGCAGCATTGTGAAATCATGCATGAAGGAAGAGAGACAAGCGCTTCTCAGCTTCAAACAAGATCTCACTGATCCGTCTGGTAGGCTTTCTTCCTGGGTGGGTCATCAATGTTGTCGATGGAGAGGCATTTCATGCAACAACCGCACTGGTCATGTTGCAATCATTGACCTCCGAAATCCATATCCATGCATTGAGTATATCGATCTGTGGACCTCCGCATGGTACTGGAACAGCACTAAATTTGAAGAATCTTGTTGTTTGGGGGGTAAGTTGAATCATTCTTTGCTTGACTTGAAACATTTGAGTTACTTAGACTTGAGCAACAATTACTTCAAAGGGATTCACATTCCCAACTTCATTGGCCAGCTTACAAGTTTGAGGTATCTCAATCTCTCGCACAATTCATTTTGGGGAGAGGTTCCCCCATCTCTTGGTAACCTCTCAAACCTGAACTATCTTGACCTCAGTTCTATTTATCCTTCTTCCAAAAACTCGAATTGGCTTTCTCATCTCTCTTCCCTAAAGTACCTCAATCTTAGAGGTGTGGACCTTAGCAGCACAGGAGTAAGTTGGCTACATGATGTCAACATGATTCCTTCACTCTTGGAGTTGCATTTGTCTTCTTGCCAAATTAGTGGAAACCAGCTTCCACTCTCGCTGCCCACAATTAACTTCACATCACTTTTGGTCCTCGATATGTCATTTAACGATATTAATTCTTCGTTTCCTAAATGGATGTTTAATCTTACTAGTCTTACAAAACTTGATCTTGGGGATAATCCTTTCATTCGCCCCTCTTCCAAAAACTTGAATTGGCTTTCTCATCTCTCTTCCCTAAACTACCTCAATCTTAGAGGTGTGGACCTTAGCAGCATAGGAGTAAGTTGGCTACATGATGTCAACATGCTTCCTTCACTCTTGGAGTTGCATTTGTCTTCTTGCCAAATTAGTGGAAACCAGCTTCCACTCTCGCTGCCCACAATTAACTTCACATCACTTTTGGTCCTTGATATGTCATTTAACGATATTAATTCTTCGTTTCCTAAATGGATGTTTAATCTTACTAGTCTTACAAAACTTGATCTTGGGGGTAATCCTTTCATTCGCCCCtctcttgatgaatttgtaAGACTAAAATCTCTAGAACACCTTGACTTATCGAGTATTGGACTCAAAGGTCAATTATTTCCCAAATTCTTTGGAAATTTGTGCAAGCTAAAGTCATTAGATCTTCCAGCCAACGACTTTGATGGGGGGATTGAACAGTTTTTGAGTGGTTTTTCAAATTGTTCATTTAATAGAATGGAGTCACTAGATTTATCTAGCTGTGGGCTGGTAGGCAAATTCCCTAGTTCGCTGCGAATGTTGAAAAGCCTGCAATATCTCTCACTCAGTGACAATTCCTTGAATGGGTCCATACCCGAAAGTTTGGGAAAACTCACTCAGCTGGTTAGCCTTAATCTGTTTGATAATTTATGGGAAGGCAGCTTAACGGAAGCCCATCTCATAAATCTCACAAGATTAAAGTCTTTTAGTGTAAGCACTGATCGACTTGTGCccatcattttcaatttgaCTGATTATGAATGGGTTCCTCCTTTCAAGCTCCGTGATATTTACATGGACAATTGCCGAGTAGGTGCTGGCTTCCCTCTATGGCTTCAATCTCAAACTGAGCTCGTTCATGTCTTACTTACGAATGCTGGAATCTCGGGTCCAATACCAGAGGAATGGCTCTTTAAGATATCTTCCCAAATCAAATTTTTGGATTTATCTTACAATCAAATAAGTGGAAAGCTTCCGTTCCGATTCAACTCTTTTCCGATTCTGCATACCATAGATTTGAGCCATAATCAATTTGATGACACTATTCCATCATCTATTTGTAGCATTCAATCTCTGTATTACCTTGCTCTGAACAACAACCAGTTATCCGGAGAATTCCCTAAAGAATGGAGTTTGTGGAGCGGCATATACACTCTGGATGTCTCAAACAACAATATGTCTGGTAATATTCCAAGCTTAATGGGCATTCCAAGTTCTCTTTCAATACTGAAGATAGACAACAATCATTTTAGTGGAGAAATTCCTTCTGCCTTGCAAAATTGCTCTGGTTTGGAGAGACTTTATCTTGGAGGCAACAAATTTACTGGAAGCATACCTTCTTGGATAGGATCAAATTCAAATGTATCCGGATTCATAGTGCTGCAATTGCAATCGAACTCTTTAAGTGGACATATTCCTCATCATTTGTGCAGTCTTCCTTTCCTTCAGATCCTAGATCTTAGTCACAACAGATTTTCAGGGACTATTCCCAAGTGTTTGAATAAGTTGACTTCCTTAGTCTATCGTAATTATAGTGGCTGGAGCGGCGGTAGTGAGTCTGAGGTGACAACTGTGACTATAAAAGGAAGAGCAAGTGAATACTTCTTATCCAATGCAGAACTTCTAACCATTATTGATTTTTCAAGTAATGATTTAGAAGGTGAAATTCCTGAAGAAATCAGCAGTCTTGTTGGATTAGGCACATTAAACCTGTCCATAAATCGATTAAGTGGAAATATCCCCTCAAAAATTGGAAACTTGAAGTTGCTCGAAACACTTGACCTCTCTCAGAACCAACTTTCAGGACAGATACCAAATAGTCTCGCTTCTCTGACCTTCTTATCTCACTTGAACTTGTCACGCAACAACTTGACCGGAAGAATTCCTTCAGGCAACCAACTTCAGACGCTCGATGATTCATCTATTTATGAGGGCAATCCTTCACTCTGTGGATTTCCTCTTTCAAAATGCCCAGAAGACAGAGACAAGATGCATGAGCCTCATGCAGAAGACAATAATGATCATGAAGCAGATGATGAAAAGCTTGGTTTATATACCAGCGTAGTGCTTGGCTTTATCATAGGCTTTTGGGGTGTTTGTGGCACATTGATATTGAAGAAGTCATGGAGGTAtgcttattttcaattttttgaccACATCAGAGAGAAAGTAGAACTGCTGCACTAG